A window from Engraulis encrasicolus isolate BLACKSEA-1 chromosome 13, IST_EnEncr_1.0, whole genome shotgun sequence encodes these proteins:
- the LOC134460930 gene encoding complement C1q-like protein 4, producing MLRSMWAAPALLLMLLASLEGAVAEDPMSLTELIELVKELKAGQSSLKAELDQAKLELRTADTEHEAEIAALKRKLVDMEISKVAFSAGLTNDGEILAGSTNLNLVFSKEITNVGGAYNSVTGFFTAPIKGVYYFRFNAMDRPHSSWTNVQLFKNGQLVMSLSDKVYQGHNNISGGLALQLEVGDVVNLVLPEGKRLYDDKNNHSTFTGFQLFAL from the exons ATGCTACGAAGCATGTGGGCTGCTCCtgcgctgctgctgatgctgctggcaTCTCTGGAGGGTGCTGTGGCAGAGGACCCCATGAGTCTAACAG AGCTCATAGAGCTGGTGAAGGAGCTGAAGGCAGGGCAGAGCAGCTTGAAGGCTGAACTGGACCAGGCCAAGCTGGAGCTGAGGACTGCCGATACAGAGCACGAGGCAGAGATCGCCGCGCTGAAGAGGAAGCTGGTTGACATGGAAATAtccaaggtggccttctcagcaggcCTGACCAACGACGGAGAGATACTGGCAGGCAGCACCAACCTGAACTTGGTGTTCAGCAAAGAAATCACCAACGTCGGAGGGGCCTACAACAGCGTGacaggcttcttcacagctccaatCAAGGGCGTCTACTACTTCAGATTCAATGCCATGGACAGGCCACATTCAAGCTGGACAAATGTCCAACTGTTTAAGAATGGGCAGCTGGTGATGAGTTTGTCTGATAAAGTGTATCAGGGACACAACAACATCTCTGGTGGTCTGGCTCTGCAGCTGGAGGTGGGAGATGTAGTCAATTTGGTGCTTCCAGAAGGGAAGAGGCTCTATGATGATAAAAATAACCACAGCACCTTCACTGGCTTCCAGCTGTTTGCACTCTGA